In Triticum aestivum cultivar Chinese Spring chromosome 5B, IWGSC CS RefSeq v2.1, whole genome shotgun sequence, the following proteins share a genomic window:
- the LOC123116888 gene encoding putative UPF0481 protein At3g02645 → MAASDQQQHARSNRQGFVDESRWVELIRQSLREVPGEEEDDGIQVSVFDVPKQLQVHRPDAYRPQFIALGPYHHWHPHLYDMERYKIDAARRALRAAGSSLEDLVSKLACHERRVRAHYHRHLDFQDGTLSLMMLVDGAFLLEFLTIHHHHAAAKAKPERVSVSNWTSRMAHLIDLGGSGRKSAHGLILRDMLMLENQIPLFLLREIFQATCHSQSVDESTTRLTCMVTGLMKELCPLKMEGNFPEKQIERDIAKHAHLLELLYHLLVPKPKPSENAAPAWSGPVEDDIEEQRVDGDGGQEGEGPSVGTGSEYVMQLLATMRRVASRLTLNGGRLGHVMKPIEFAAKAPWKMLTGLPGISAFSMPADTSEQASTMSQDEEIEIPSVTELVSSGVRFAPTNGNLSTITFNRKTATLHLPAVTLDCNTEVVLRNLVAYESSAASGPLVFTRYTELMNGIIDTDDDVTHLRKRGVVINRMKKSDGEAAKLWNGMSRSVQHSKVLDLDAVIDDVNRYYGRRWSVKAKRFMRKYVLSSWKMLTFLATICMLLLTTLQAFCSVYTCSRWFGDVVVAATPTPRQ, encoded by the coding sequence ATGGCCGCCTCCGATCAACAACAGCATGCCCGCAGCAACCGGCAAGGCTTTGTGGACGAGTCCCGGTGGGTGGAGCTGATCCGGCAGTCCCTCCGGGAGGTTcccggggaggaggaggacgacggcaTCCAGGTGTCCGTGTTCGACGTGCCGAAGCAGCTGCAGGTGCACAGGCCCGATGCCTACAGGCCGCAGTTCATCGCGCTGGGCCCCTACCACCACTGGCACCCTCACCTGTACGACATGGAGCGCTACAAgatcgacgccgcccgccgcgcgctccGCGCGGCCGGCAGCAGCCTGGAAGACCTCGTGTCCAAGCTCGCGTGCCACGAGCGCCGGGTCCGCGCACACTACCACCGCCACCTCGACTTCCAAGACGGGACGCTCTCCCTCATGATGCTCGTGGACGGCGCTTTCCTGCTCGAGTTCCTCaccatccaccaccaccacgccgccgccaaGGCCAAGCCAGAGAGGGTCTCCGTCTCTAACTGGACGTCGAGGATGGCGCACCTCATCGACCTGGGCGGGAGCGGGCGGAAGTCCGCTCATGGCCTAATCCTCCGCGACATGCTCATGCTCGAGAACCAGATTCCGCTCTTCCTCCTCCGCGAGATCTTCCAGGCGACATGTCACTCTCAGTCCGTCGACGAGTCCACCACGCGGCTCACCTGCATGGTGACGGGCCTCATGAAGGAGCTCTGCCCGTTGAAGATGGAGGGCAACTTCCCGGAGAAGCAGATCGAGAGGGACATCGCAAAGCACGCGCACCTGCTCGAGCTGCTCTACCACCTGCTCGTGCCCAAGCCCAAGCCCTCTGAGAATGCCGCCCCGGCGTGGTCTGGCCCCGTCGAGGATGATATCGAGGAGCAGCGAGTGGACGGCGATGGCGGCCAAGAAGGCGAAGGCCCTTCCGTCGGCACCGGCAGCGAGTACGTCATGCAACTGCTCGCCACCATGCGGAGAGTCGCGTCGAGGCTCACGCTCAACGGAGGCCGCCTCGGCCACGTGATGAAGCCGATCGAGTTTGCTGCCAAGGCGCCGTGGAAGATGCTCACCGGCTTACCTGGCATCTCGGCCTTTTCCATGCCCGCGGACACCAGCGAGCAGGCGTCCACCATGAGCCAGGACGAGGAGATCGAGATCCCATCGGTCACCGAACTGGTTAGCAGCGGCGTCCGGTTTGCGCCGACCAACGGCAACCTGTCCACCATCACCTTCAACCGCAAGACGGCGACGCTCCACCTTCCGGCAGTGACCCTCGACTGCAACACCGAGGTGGTGCTCCGGAACCTGGTCGCCTACGAGTCGTCCGCCGCGTCGGGCCCGCTGGTGTTCACCCGATACACGGAGCTGATGAACGGCATCATTGACACCGACGACGACGTCACGCATCTCCGCAAGCGTGGCGTGGTGATCAACCGCATGAAGAAGAGCGACGGCGAGGCCGCCAAGCTGTGGAACGGCATGAGCCGCTCGGTGCAGCACTCCAAGGTGCTGGACCTGGATGCGGTCATCGACGACGTGAACCGCTACTACGGCCGGCGGTGGAGCGTCAAGGCGAAGCGGTTCATGCGCAAGTACGTGCTCAGCTCCTGGAAGATGCTCACCTTCCTCGCCACCATCTGCATGCTGCTGCTCACCACCTTGCAGGCCTTCTGCTCTGTCTACACGTGCTCTCGGTGGTTCGGTGACGTTGTTGTCGCGGCCACGCCGACACCGAGACAGTAG